The segment TTCATCTTCTGCAAGTCGCTCAGATAGCGCGTGCGTGCGCTCCCCGGCGGGTTATCGCCGATCCAAACGCTGGCCGCACTGTTGGTTCCCGGCGTCCCGCTGACCGAATAGCCTGAGTAATAGCTGCCGTTCTTGTAGAATCGGAGCGTGCTGCCGTCGTAGGTGACGGCGACCAGCGACCATTGCCCCGGCGTCACGTCGCCCCCGCTGGCGACATGCGTGTAGGCGCTGCCGCCGAGTTTCATATGCGTTCGAAGGCGTGGAGTGCTGCTGCCGCCGTTATTGAGACCGAGCATAAAAACATGATCGGAAGCGTTCACGCTGGTCGCTTTCGAGATGATGCGTGCGTACGTATTGTCGGCGTCGCCGGAAAACGGCGCGACCCAGGCGAGAATGGTGAACTTTCCCGTCGCGGGCAATTCAAACTTGCCAAGATCCAAATGCCCTGTCTTGCCGTCGAAAAACGCCGCACGATTGGTGCCGTTGACGGTCACGCCGGGCAGCGTTCCGCCGATATAGGTTCCGGTCTTCCCTCCCGCTTGCGCTGCAGCCGTGGTCGAAGCTGAAGAGGATTCGTTGAACCGCCACCAGTAGCTTGGCGATTGACTGGCGATCTGCGAGTAGACGGTAGCGTTGTCCCCGTTACCGTTTTGATAAATTTGATTGATGTTATACCAATCAACCTGTCGGTCGAAGATCGCCAGCTCGTCGATCAGGCCGTAGAAGGGACGTTCGGCCGTCGGCATCGAAGGCAGCAGATCGAGCGTTCCCTGGATATGGGCCGAACCGCTGATCGCAACCGGCATATCGATCGAATTGGTCTGCGTTCCCCACAGGTAAGTCGTATAGGCCTGGGAGGAAGTGAAGTGGCTCGGATTGGCGGTTCGTTTTTTGCGAACGAGTTGGACGACCGCTTCGGCCGAATACTCCGACTTGTAGGTCGTATCTAGCGGATCGAACGCAACGCCGGTCGCCTTCACGGTGACGCGATACGGGTATTCGCTCCAATCGGGATCGGCGGCGGTTAGTTTCGCATCGCCGGTCTCGTAGGTGACGATGTAGCTTTCGTTGTCGCTGAGCGTTCCGCTCAAGGGGACGTTGACCCCTTGCCAATCGGAGGCGTGCATCTTTCGCACGCCGATCGCCAGGCCTGATAACGCGGCGTGTCGCGCTGAACCGGCCCGGTGCATGTTCCGCTCGATCTGGCTGGCGCTCATCTGCGTACGCATCATCGCGTACGACATCGCCAGCGTGATCGACAACAGCGCAAGGACGATCACGACGGCGATGCCGGATCGTCGCTGGCGAATAGGTCGGCGTTGGCGGCGAACGGAACTCATTTTTCCAACAGATAAAAGATGGCGGCGGAACCGAAGAACGGCGCGGCTTCAGGATCGACTGAAGATTCTTGCGCGGCGGTCGCATCGGGGGCAATTTGAAATTGAAACGCGAGCCACGATTGCCGCGTGCCGGAGGTGAGTCCATAGGCGCGTTGCGGCCAGCGGAGCGTTTCCCAGGTTTTAGTGCCGCCGCGCATGTCGGCCATTTCGGCCGCGTCGGGGCGGACGCGCATTTCAAACCGGAGCGTGCTGTATGACTTCACGGCGCCGGAGACCAGTTTCGGGGCGGCCAGCTGATCGGTCAGTTCCACCTTCTCGACGTTTTCGTCCGCGATTAACTCGTCAATCAGGGTTTGCCATGCGGCGTTGGAGGTGGGAGCGGTTCGCGTGTCGCCGGTCGCTTGAAATTCGAGGAGGCGATTGGGAGCGTCGGGATCGGCGGCGAAGAACTTGATTTCGCCGACCTGCGGCAGTCCGTCGGGATCGGCCGCCGTGGCGGTCGGACTCCAGATGGCGATCGCCTGCGGAAAGGGATAGGTCGAATCGTAGTAAGTGACGACTTGGGCGCCGGGAAACGATTCGCTGGC is part of the Blastopirellula sediminis genome and harbors:
- a CDS encoding LamG domain-containing protein, coding for MSSVRRQRRPIRQRRSGIAVVIVLALLSITLAMSYAMMRTQMSASQIERNMHRAGSARHAALSGLAIGVRKMHASDWQGVNVPLSGTLSDNESYIVTYETGDAKLTAADPDWSEYPYRVTVKATGVAFDPLDTTYKSEYSAEAVVQLVRKKRTANPSHFTSSQAYTTYLWGTQTNSIDMPVAISGSAHIQGTLDLLPSMPTAERPFYGLIDELAIFDRQVDWYNINQIYQNGNGDNATVYSQIASQSPSYWWRFNESSSASTTAAAQAGGKTGTYIGGTLPGVTVNGTNRAAFFDGKTGHLDLGKFELPATGKFTILAWVAPFSGDADNTYARIISKATSVNASDHVFMLGLNNGGSSTPRLRTHMKLGGSAYTHVASGGDVTPGQWSLVAVTYDGSTLRFYKNGSYYSGYSVSGTPGTNSAASVWIGDNPPGSARTRYLSDLQKMNTAGLGDARPLKGSVRLNQSTNAYAGWLTLARMLGLSVNFATFNITTPTEITAAATTYQLYPGGKAYTVPAVSGTVSNRSYAPSMTDNPLGVVRLTGNTTFGSNIKFEGMCITPGDGIDLTISGDNVQLKAPTLPALIHETGTWELPAIYGRDDVFINDAQATIEGAVIASNAFEVQAGADDAKFALTGMLHAQQATIGTRAAWDAYSGDWGNQLSQFIAATGGDADDYFPQWLAEQRGLQPNDNLSIAPPAEARSYYWPDLSQPIYVADPTDEGLAWEYVRRSENGAG
- a CDS encoding PulJ/GspJ family protein; this encodes MSRRQPNRTTRRGMTLAEMLVATAIMGMMAAALSTIALAVQMAHEYAAEQGVMAQHARVIIDRIQRSFSTATASESFPGAQVVTYYDSTYPFPQAIAIWSPTATAADPDGLPQVGEIKFFAADPDAPNRLLEFQATGDTRTAPTSNAAWQTLIDELIADENVEKVELTDQLAAPKLVSGAVKSYSTLRFEMRVRPDAAEMADMRGGTKTWETLRWPQRAYGLTSGTRQSWLAFQFQIAPDATAAQESSVDPEAAPFFGSAAIFYLLEK